A region of Candidatus Hydrogenedentota bacterium DNA encodes the following proteins:
- a CDS encoding transposase, which yields MTLEQISALGRKLTLFLALFADCFGRREGRGLLRVYVKGQLSNLHRKTAEAIALGFRAAPRTLQRFLESIQWDEERLRDRCQQIVARDHAHAEAIGCVDESGTAKSGKETVGVGRQYNGNRGKIDNCVVGVHLSYAAAGFQVLLDSAVYLPEDFANDPARRKKLTCPRRSRSAPSRRSRWS from the coding sequence ATGACATTAGAACAGATTTCGGCACTCGGACGGAAGCTGACTTTGTTTCTCGCGTTGTTCGCCGATTGTTTTGGGCGACGCGAGGGGCGGGGATTGCTGCGGGTTTATGTGAAGGGGCAGTTGTCGAATTTGCACCGCAAGACGGCCGAAGCCATCGCCTTGGGGTTCCGCGCGGCGCCGCGGACGTTGCAGCGCTTTCTCGAATCGATCCAGTGGGATGAAGAACGACTCCGCGACCGCTGCCAGCAGATCGTCGCTCGCGACCACGCGCACGCCGAGGCCATCGGCTGCGTCGACGAGTCGGGCACGGCCAAGAGCGGCAAAGAGACCGTGGGCGTTGGCCGGCAATACAACGGCAACCGCGGCAAGATCGACAACTGCGTGGTGGGCGTGCATCTCAGCTACGCGGCGGCCGGCTTTCAAGTGTTGCTCGACAGCGCGGTGTACTTGCCCGAAGACTTTGCGAACGATCCCGCGCGCCGAAAAAAACTTACGTGCCCGAGGAGATCGCGTTCCGCACCAAGCCGCAGATCGCGGTGGAGTTGA